The genomic window GGAAGGAAAATAGGGCATCATAATGCTTGGCCTAACCAACACGTAAGATCGTAATTGAGAAATTTTCTTTTATAAGACAATTTTAATGATACTTTGTTTATATTTTGGATGTTATTGAAATATCGAGTGTGATATTAGTTTTGAAATACCTATCATAAATAAATTACATTTCAACAAATACTTGATTCGAGATTTTACATTGCAGATTTCTACTCGTTGCGAAGAggattttttataattattagtcTTGAATATTGACCTTAAAGATTGTAGTTATTTATTCGATAATGATTCATGACAAAATTTGAATTTCTGGTCAAATTTTTCATCGGTTGATCCGAATTTTAGTTATTAACCGAAGAGATTAACGACAAAATAATATCCTGACATACATAACGATTAAAAGATCTGATGGTTAAATTTTTCGTCGGTTAATCCAAACTTTAGTTATTAATGTTTAACGACAAAATAATATCCCGACATGCAGAATGATCAGAAGATATAATACAACTCAAATTTTATTGTCCACTCATTTGATCCAGTACAATGTAAATACATGTCTGTACAGTATAATCAGAGTCTCGATTTTGTACAATTACAACACAACAAATATATATTATGAGGCTTTAGCATCTGAAAATGatgtgaatatatgaaataaaaatctgaGGTGTTATTGCTAACTCTAAAACACCACATATATCTCAACAACGTCTAAACCTCACATTTCTCAAATGGTGAATCTTTTTAGGCTTTCACCCAACGGTGGGTCCGAACAACCGTGAATCGGTATCCTTGCGGCACTTAATATTGAGTGTTGAGTAGAGCTTTGAGTGGAGAAATGAATATCATTTCGAATGAAAATACTAACTTTTAAATTTTTAAAATGAGAACATTATATAACAAACTCCACAATCAGAAAATACTACCTTCCTCCCACTATTAAAGGACAAGGGAAATTTAGTCACTGACAATTATATCACGGAGGTGGGGGTTATGATTGGAGAAAGTTTTGATTTCTAAATTCTAATAAGGCCTCTTAATTTCCCCTTAATTATACTTCCGCTTTGGTCACAGAATTACTGGTCCCAACATCTACTATTACTTTTCACTAATACCTGATTgcaattagttaataaaaattaaCACTTAAAGATTACACTTCCAAATTCAAATAGCCTGCATTTAATAACCAAATTCAAATATCTTCCTCTCTATTAACTTTTTAATTAGAGTGGGTGAATTCTGAAATAATTCCAAATACTGAAATTTCAATGAACATGCATGAATCCCTTTTGTTTCCTAAAAATGGCCATTAACTCACAATGGGTCGGTCTCACTAGATGTTATCCCTCTCCGCTCTCAAGTGCTGTTGTGAAACCTTGACAATCTTTTAGTCTTCTTCACACACTTGCAAgtataaatattattattattttattttattttcatctgtGATACACTAACATTATTTTCAGTGTCTGAAAAACAAGTGGACATCAGTGGTTACACCGTTACGAAATAAGACGAAAGTCGTTTTCTTTCGCTTAGGGTTGATTTGTAAAACCATTGGTGATTGGACGATGAAACTAACCCCTTATCATATACTATTTCTACGAAAATGACCGACCCTGCCAATAGGGAAAAAAAAGTCCCTTGAACCAAAATTATCTCACAAGAAAGCATCTCACAATTTCACTTACAATTACACCCAGTCACGCGGTGGTTATATCTTATCGGATTCGGGAACCGACCTGTCACCTGCTTTGAATCGGTGAATAGCGCCTTTAACTTCATTTTCAGTTGGACAATGAACTCTTTCCATGTGTTGGAACTGACTTCAACCGTGCTACCAGGAGCATTAAAATTCTGGGGCATGTACTCTATAGACTATAGATGCTTAGCAGAGGTTCTCTTCAAAATGTCATGTGTAAACTAAAGAAACAAACTAAAAACTAGCCATAAAATTCCAAAACCCAACAAAGCTCGAATATTCTCAGAATGGTCTTAAACAAAAAAACTTAACAATGCGAAAGTCTACAGAATTCCATCAAAAAGAAAATCTTCACCCATTTGGAAGTACATTTCGGTATCTGACTCCAAGAGTAAGCCAGATACTTTTCCTCGCAGTTCATCTTTTGCAGCACTCAGCTGCATTTCTGCTGTCTTTAACACAGCCTCAATTGCCTTCACCTTTGACCTCGCATATAGGAATGTCTGACCTTGCTTTTGCAGTTCAGACTTGAATTTTTGCATCCCACCAAGTGCCTTTTTCACACACTCTAATTGTTTGCGGAGCCAATTGACATTGAATTCAAGTTTCTCTGCcatctttatcttctcttcccACAAATTGATCATTTCAGATGACAAGTCTACAAATCGgcattgatgcatatccataaccGAGTTCATAATATTTTGAACAGCCATTACAAGGACTGAATATGACGAGGCTGGGATAACCTTTGTTGAAGGAATATGACCATATTTCAGCCATATTTTCTTATATAAAGCAGCATTTTTATTCTGGACACTAAAGCCTCCGATTTCTTCATATAACTCACCTCCAAGTTCATTACCTTCACAGTTACTTCGCTCACCCTCAAACGGTTGTCCTGCACTAGGATGCTCACCGAATTGCAAACTACTTTCAACATTTGGTTTAGTTTTCTTTTCAAGATCCACCTCTGGAACCTTACTAATTGGATTCTCAGTCTCGTTATCATCTGTTGCTTTTGCCGTGACCTTACAAGTAACCTCAACTCTTACCTCACAAGCATCGTTCACAAGATATCCTGCACTGGAGTCGTACAGCTTACTAAGAGGCAGCACTTTTGAAGAACCAAATCCGAGGGTGGTTGTGAATTGATATTCTACTTCTGCagaacaaaatcaaaatccacaTACACAAAAATGTTTCAAAATTTCCTAATGCTGTTAAACTTGGTTTCTTTTAGATGTACATTACAATCTCTTATGTATCAAAGTTTTAAAAttccatttcattgttaaaaagaaaaacaactattTACCAAGTTTTCTAGTGTCAGTGGGATTGGTTTGATTGGTAACGGCAAGACTGAACTCCGCATGGATTGGAAAATCTCtcaagtccacagggacaaggaatAATGACAAGTGATCATACACATTCTTGCATCCCTTTGGATAAATCAGTAATTTCCTAGTGAAAAATTATCGCAACTGATTGTGAGGATTAGTCAAGAACAGAAATATGTACAGTAAGCAAATTGTTGTGAAATACAAGGTATATATGGAAGTGTAAGTAGTCGAACATAATACCATTTAGCACCGCCAGCATTGAAAATATCAGAGTAGTATGATACTTTGTTGCACAGCGAAGAAAAGTTTTCAATCTTCCAAATATATTTACATGTAGAAGGAAGTTCAACCAACTGACCCATTGCCATTGATTACCACTATCCCTTTAAGAAGCTATCTAGCAAGTCATAACAAACAACATAAAATGATAAAAAACTGATCAACATAGTTACAAAAAGAAATTTTACACGTCTAATCTATGTACTAGCTAGAAATTAGAAAGACGTCAATCTACTCAAACTGCAAGTACGATCTTTGAGATTTGGGGGGCGGTACTTAGCAACTGGGTCCTCAGACATACAAATTTTTGTGGCCATTGGTACTAAACGCGGTACATTGTGTGCACAATTCCTACTGCAAACAACAGCCAACTGTTTCAGCCACTTTGGTGTTAGAGTAAATACTGCCAGCGGAAACGCATGGACTACGTGTCAGATTATTAATACATCTCACCAAATAACGCCTTACTGATCAATCTGAATGATAAGATGCTCTAAGATTACTGAAACTCCCCTCCATATATAGAGTCAAAACTGAGCTAAAATTTTAATTTCACATTGAAACAAAAAAAGACAATAAACCTAATGCTGTATCCCAAAGATACGGCCAAATTGAGCTAGAAAGCTTACACGGCCATACTCATATCCATTCACTTATCTCAGGAATGATCTTATCAAAATTATTGCCTACACATGCAAGAGATAACCTAGTGTACAAAGTGAACAACTGATGAGTCCTAAAaggtgcatatttctatatattttttttggcatttaactcattttttgtgcattaattctacattttatcccatattctgtattttctttgttttcaagaataaatatttttattaactaattttgcatttttaggtaataaataaagtttggatgaataacggagcggaaaagagcagaaaagcggtgaaaagccgggaggaattacacaaggaagccgcgaagaatgttgtgtgcaagaccaaaaggctataactgggcttgaagaggaagaattgtccttaaagaagatatgggcttggcatacccaaggcccaaaaccctcacccaaatccatttcatatatccatacccgtttccctttctagccgtcagattggatcatcacatcatcctacggtcggctcatcatcgtgcatcaaactctgaagttcctgtcaaacatcgtagtacctaaccccatctggaaccgttagcttcgttgtatctcgcaatccaacggtcgctacaagttGTTTCCCTTCTTGTCGTTCGATTCGTTTCATATGTGGTCATCCAACGCTCTCGTCTTGCTGTACATCAAGATTGCTGATCCCGCCCAACACCGGAGCACACCCAACACATATAACCcaaaaacctaaccctaaatCGCTCATTCTCTTCtccccttctctttattctcttctcccGCCTCTGCAGACACCATgtctgccgtaccaccaccttctccaccatgtccgccaccacctactctgccacaaccaaaccaccaactccacctgctcgaacatcatcaccccctctttctagccccctatttgattgatatttcttctcacctttctctgaaaccctagaagaaaaatcattcgattaggcgagtctagagtagcaattgacacatgggaatggagcaaaggaccaaggggaagaatgggtcgaagacaaactcgtcaaatcacatcaatatgggtaagaattaccaaaccctaaattttctgatttgggggaatttattaaagaaccctaatgttctgttagggagagcattagagaagatatgggtctgttttgtactgtcaaattaggtagaaataatttacctaatttctgtttgaattggggatatttttggggaagaaccctaattttgtaatttgggggaaaacccaaattgggtctgtgggtataaattgagactgtgggtatgttttaatgggcatgcctggactagccagagcaccaccaagaggcctggaatagccaggacctcaactgttaattttgttttcaatatcagttcattttaaatttcagttgttcaattcatcatgttctagtttaattgctaagggggagatgaaatcatgatgcttctgctaattcaatccaagctagatattgtgcttgttatgctgaaatgttta from Papaver somniferum cultivar HN1 unplaced genomic scaffold, ASM357369v1 unplaced-scaffold_19, whole genome shotgun sequence includes these protein-coding regions:
- the LOC113338553 gene encoding MATH domain and coiled-coil domain-containing protein At3g58210-like, with protein sequence MAMGQLVELPSTCKYIWKIENFSSLCNKVSYYSDIFNAGGAKWKLLIYPKGCKNVYDHLSLFLVPVDLRDFPIHAEFSLAVTNQTNPTDTRKLEVEYQFTTTLGFGSSKVLPLSKLYDSSAGYLVNDACEVRVEVTCKVTAKATDDNETENPISKVPEVDLEKKTKPNVESSLQFGEHPSAGQPFEGERSNCEGNELGGELYEEIGGFSVQNKNAALYKKIWLKYGHIPSTKVIPASSYSVLVMAVQNIMNSVMDMHQCRFVDLSSEMINLWEEKIKMAEKLEFNVNWLRKQLECVKKALGGMQKFKSELQKQGQTFLYARSKVKAIEAVLKTAEMQLSAAKDELRGKVSGLLLESDTEMYFQMGEDFLFDGIL